In a single window of the Porites lutea chromosome 14, jaPorLute2.1, whole genome shotgun sequence genome:
- the LOC140923894 gene encoding homeobox protein Nkx-2.8-like translates to MAQINPKQNISFSIDGILNSGNEDDRFQRNRETCSTFETISFKKAVTTEDGSNIRGDNSPNNNNSLISMEKNTGSKSEERVRHEANTKDVDKTKTPGKKKRRILFTKAQVYQLESRFRVQKYLSAVERDQLARMINLTPSQVKIWFQNHRYKSRQQIKQDGQFEEDIKTPCGGHYHPAEVPCLQPCPYYEPRDNISTFPSAFMPWTAVCPPPPVSTLTSVTAQQNQNYLRYPSCQYERQRHVYFHPPLFY, encoded by the exons ATGGCTCAGATCAACCCAAAACAGAACATTAGTTTCTCTATCGATGGAATCCTTAATTCTGGCAACGAAGACGATAGATTTCAAAGGAATCGTGAAACTTGCAGCACTTTTGAAACGATTTCTTTCAAGAAAGCAGTGACAACGGAAGATGGAAGCAATATTAGAGGCGACAACAGCCCCAATAACAATAATAGCCTGATCAGCATGGAGAAGAACACAG GATCAAAGTCTGAGGAAAGGGTCCGTCATGAAGCAAATACCAAGGATGTAGACAAGACAAAAACACCTGGCAAGAAAAAGAGGCGCATTTTATTCACCAAGGCCCAGGTTTATCAATTAGAGAGTAGATTTCGCGTCCAAAAGTACCTCTCCGCGGTTGAGAGAGACCAGTTAGCAAGAATGATAAACTTAACCCCTTCACAAGTGAAGATTTGGTTCCAGAACCATCGATACAAAAGTCGTCAACAAATCAAACAGGATGGGCAGTTCGAGGAAGACATCAAGACGCCTTGTGGGGGACATTACCATCCTGCCGAGGTGCCGTGCTTACAGCCGTGCCCATATTATGAGCCTAGAGACAATATCAGTACGTTTCCGTCTGCCTTTATGCCCTGGACCGCTGTTTGTCCTCCACCCCCTGTAAGCACTCTGACCTCAGTAACTGCGCAACAAAATCAAAACTATTTGCGTTATCCTTCATGTCAGTATGAAAGGCAAAGACACGTTTACTTTCATCCTCCACTATTTTActaa